A window from Toxoplasma gondii ME49 chromosome IX, whole genome shotgun sequence encodes these proteins:
- a CDS encoding NAD-dependent glycerol-3-phosphate dehydrogenase (encoded by transcript TGME49_210260) has protein sequence MEPRRPSLFQVLQSGPLKVSVVGSGNWGSVIAKIVALNAQKSYVFHNEVRMWVYEEMVDGEKLTDIINKTHENRKYLPGHKLPENLVALPDVVEACRDSDLLIFIMPHQFATKVCEQLAEARVVPGHARAITLLKGLHVENGKPTLFSDIFKTKLDIVDCCVLSGANVANDVAREEFAEATIGYSPEETDAALIWQQLFDTPYFKVNALPDVAGVQVCGAVKNVIAIAAGFCDGLGLGTNAKTAIIRLGVEEMKQFAMIFFDNIMAETFFDSAGYADVITTVFGGRNARCAAEFLRRGGKATWDQIEADLLKGQKLQGTLTTKEVYEVIAAYEVERLFPLFSVTYEIAFNGRDPNDLIRVFKTSEVRQHKTLQECNQLVVSSVVANAKEKMFGEGLPPEGREAIEAPDGSLVDEPEAKLVQQQFKLQQQLQQLQHQQQQMQQQLHIMHNNNGPLGGHRDCQSPQQLTVHLSHLTPSQRMQVHRLQQQLQYRQIHKGQDRAPSTPMGHPELGRNSL, from the exons ATGGAGCCACGAcgtccttccctcttccAAGTACTTCAGAGCGGCCCTCTTAAG GTGTCCGTCGTAGGCAGTGGAAACTGGGGGAGCGTCATTGCTAAGATTGTCGCACTGAACGCACAAAAGTCATACGTTTTTCACAATGAA GTCCGCATGTGGGTGTATGAGGAAATggtcgacggagagaagcttACCGACATTATCAATAAGACTCACGAGAACAGAAAGTATTTGCCGGGTCATAAACTGCCAGAGAATTTGGTCGCTTTGCCCGACGTGGTCGAAGCATGCAGAGATTCGGATCTGCTGATTTTTATCATGCCTCATCAATTCGCTACG AAAGTCTGCGAGCAGTTGGCAGAAGCAAGAGTCGTCCCAGGTCACGCGAGGGCCATCACGTTGCTCAAGGGTCTACACGTTGAAAACGGGAAACCAACTCTGTTCTCTGATATTTTCAAAACAAAACTTGATATCGTTGACTGCTGCGTCCTCTCCG GAGCCAATGTAGCCAATGACGTGGCACGTGAAGAGTTTGCAGAGGCGACAATCGGGTACAGTCCTGAGGAGACGGACGCTGCCTTGATATGGCAGCAGCTGTTTGATACACCGTACTTTAAGGTTAATGCCTTACCCGACGTTGCTGGTGTCCAG GTCTGCGGTGCCGTAAAAAACGTCATTGCAATTGCGGCAGGATTCTGTGATGGTTTGGGGCTGGGCACCAATGCCAAAACGGCGATCATTCGCCTCGGGGTAGAGGAAATGAAGCAGTTTGCTATGATATTCTTCGACAACATCATGGCA GAAACATTCTTCGACAGTGCGGGATACGCCGACGTGATTACGACTGTCTTCGGCGGCCGCAATGCGCGGTGCGCTGCTGAGTTTTTGCGGCGCGGAGGAAAAGCAACGTGGGATCAGATTGAAGCTGACTTGCTGAAAGGACAGAAGCTACAA GGCACTCTAACGACCAAAGAGGTCTACGAGGTGATAGCCGCTTACGAAGTAGAGCGACTTTTCCCACTGTTTTCCGTCACCTACGAAATCGCTTTCAATGGAAGAGACCCCAACGACCTGATTCGTGTCTTCAAGACCTCCGAAGTTCGTCAGCACAAAACACTTCAGGAGTGCAACCAGCTTGTCGTCTCTTCGGTCGTGGCAAATGCGAAAGAAAAG ATGTTTGGCGAAGGCCTACCCCCGGAGGGTCGAGAAGCAATTGAGGCGCCTGATGGTAGCCTCGTTGATGAACCTGAGGCAAAACTCGTGCAACAACAATTTAAGCTACAACAGCAGCTCCAACAGCTTCAGCATCAGCAACAGCAAATGCAACAGCAGCTACACATTATGCATAATAACAATGGGCCTCTCGGGGGCCACCGAGATTGTCAGTCGCCTCAGCAATTAACTGTCCACCTTTCTCACCTGACGCCCTCGCAAAGAATGCAAGTTCATCGACTGCAGCAGCAACTCCAGTACAGGCAAATTCACAAAGGTCAAGACCGGGCGCCCTCTACTCCTATGGGCCACCCAGAGCTCGGAAGGAACTCCCTGTGA
- a CDS encoding hypothetical protein (encoded by transcript TGME49_210255~Predicted trans-membrane domain (TMHMM2.0):74-97) encodes MGGRNAFETIHRKRHYPYFLSVFLRRLQFKQPSRPDFVRIRRRGKMGQVLSHCFTTVDAAYGWLGRQWDRTIQPLFHYGVIPALFVVGLAYTGELTLDPTSLFQKIVIN; translated from the exons ATGGGTGGACGGAATGCCTTCGAGACCAtccacagaaaaagacactaTCCATACTttttgagtgtttttttgagACGACTGCAGTTCAAGCAGCCATCACGTCCTGATTTTGTGCGCATCCGTCGAAGAGGCAAAATGGGCCAGGTTTTGAGTCATTGTTTCACGACCGTTGACGCG GCGTACGgttggctggggcggcaaTGGGATCGCACCATTCAACCCCTTTTTCACTACGGCGTCATTCCTGCACTCTTCGTTGTTGGCCTGGCCTACACGGGAGAGTTGACTCTGGATCCGACGAGCTTATTCCAGAAAATTGTCATCAACTGA
- a CDS encoding hypothetical protein (encoded by transcript TGME49_210270) gives MDAPCEAEAADARCPVPVGTVLKNPGASRVRSGSIYERKMERRRPTALKAPVEKRQPVDRMREKEIDDEQTYPPTRISQEHVYREEGAHAAREDVDTNYFCGEATAVGNEGNGGNLDRAYDDQTVSVDGTGGESRDGRDTPDAAALLLELVAKEQELLALQQENEQLREDLADAANDGEADIGQLRAQFAQRLKAQQEAASAAAAELVQEIEAARMAAAEAERGREALQEEMLRAERALSQLIQQVDDAEQSEARLVKEVEDLRIHQREVEAALGSQLGSARQQVAALREEKEAAERRYRRAVEAESNLARELRQMQDQRQSVEMQLAVERELCQFEAEKCRSEQVEWQEQLNARARETESLWQAERQRLMRDRAEEERLRELLKAADEELERYRKKEEQRRQELQEGAETEALLNQEIARLRDRHNVREKELVRQLEVAQKEVALLESETQLLKQTLKDSHALEKNLASTLEKLQKEVALKAVELDSQKTFFEVERTRLQGEQAEAEKKLTKCAELTECTRTELEQFKLEHAREQKSLQEQLQAAETVARQLRQQMVNMQRETDGRIAEISQQLCREIEFVSLQKAEVESAAEERVRFLETQVATLQRERAEAEQELQRRSQIEDRDLKDVEAILREREASDQQARQKIASLEAERTQLQRDIQKAEWSAREQELAKLALKRELANLQKRTAAQKELEQRVIFQEKELERLLQLNEPYQFAPRTHRPGGADTADLLRQNEAQQHSFVESLASNSCDGSTELLDEACRKVNGVVPPEKGTDGGHQQDLHLGYIEADNRPNQECSAACGSPTVSSAREPEMSPGNIGMRSGWDAAAAERLAQGAGVAGQLSQHSEGPGLVGASVASTRERLDTGRSDAKGQWKENLGAPVAHQCWSRRPSSARMVQADNATFRASDGRSFSHSYSETICSEADASPLSNSRKASASFHRASCDFLQQEVVRLSKAYTQACEALEEAQQKRRGDGQRLECLLLELEDGGSRTRRDPVAWDAETGNPEHEQESNLGVDESHHPPASGSASAQVVQNQEALQDLKQLLASEIGYAGTSDGVLRAAVSTLKTLLQRKIELPVTGTGDAERNQTPVVNSTIGLFYRTIELPQQEEKGEIPRPLKDGTLREWPSPKPVRLRLGAAKLENATCAETISGTHGFSLTHPHVGDSTLTSSATVQPPEELPCHARTVVQEQLFYKGSQGGGSEAASRDSCGARRPASSDSSNENPGRLQNPLGCPDLRLEAVPGQSRSAERTSEHSVVVARNHPDGDAGLVPCASEHEGSLRPSGTFVRTGSLQTSATACRAPVSEADQKHRFDARGCQGLARRDTEKKAHLATGGTGSNNEETLQSSGLCTTQFFSIADECVDVLALQQLLQEREDEVSALEDALEQSQRREATLLGRLEEAERLLGTLHRCSVAAEQRGDAAAEVWAALLSRQLHDDNPTVDLPALTGDGPNEKEGREVGELDDFQDSKSVDRAVRHQLLESDNASVSPCGREESSAEGPSRERLAASRESGEGDCKSNVDDVCEQSVESSIQYNRETDGPSAGDGTAKSQGCPFCGLKASEEPDLFWLRLVRQAWKKCATNDPQASSHHRQQLRSSDFSLSAGEDPAPTYDCMGNVLPVLHGPSHRPAESDIPDGGRVSLVIPALPRHLTLCEMSTGNGTPGSNLRTGVPGLLSTELQFAAVPQMALERRSVRLLPADSSEALRLSNRQVEHAGSSRVDGASICTSSTGETMFRFEVCMSDRDDDNAQQSSFLSVVLMRQSEDSHEDEVAAMANAAGVREVPKRIPIRLTLENSGNCDKSLFRLYRKHADVGVVEPSGVGWDSVLPNVWDAGNPVYLQHVGTQLFLAVSGIQLMDSASEATLDVLVRRARSANTFCCSSNVVTLDSSEQPKMGSGDDQPRHPDPCYFGTENLADATPFLLVSASKVTEREVCMPIGAEGAPKFEHVRWYGKVTTARPPCLFYTQRCLGWPARDRVLCIRSCHPQWVLWFTVCLWFVLPGIMRARNGVFLVSFHYVLRRESVSCETDLPALFLALLFVYL, from the exons ATGGACGCTCCCtgcgaggcagaagcggcCGACGCGCGTTGCCCTGTCCCGGTGGGGACGGTGCTGAAGAATCCAGGTGCATCGCGAGTTCGTTCGGGGTCGATCTATGAACGAAAAATGGAGCGACGGAGGCCGACAGCCCTCAAGGCCCCAGTCGAGAAACGCCAGCCGGTTGATCGGATgagggaaaaggaaatcGATGACGAACAGACATATCCTCCAACGCGCATCTCCCAGGAACACGTGTATCGGGAGGAAGGAGCTCACGCAGCGCGCGAAGACGTGGACACCAACTATTTCTGCGGAGAGGCTACCGCCGTCGGAAATGAAGGAAACGGGGGAAATCTAGATCGGGCCTATGATGACCAGACCGTCAGTGTGGATGGGACAGGAGGAGAGTCGAGAGATGGGCGGGACACACCCGATGCCGCCGCGTTGTTGCTAGAGCTCGTTGCTAAGGAGCAAGAACTTCTGGCCTTGCAGCAGGAAAATGAG CAACTTCGCGAGGACCTCGCAGATGCCGCAAATGACGGTGAGGCTGACATCGGCCAGTTGAGGGCACAGTTTGCTCAGCGGTTGAAGGCTCAGCAGGAGGCGGCGTCTGCCGCTGCAGCGGAACTGGTGCAGGAAATCGAAGCCGCGCGCATGGCGGCTGCGGAAGCGGAGCGTGGAAGGGAGGCTTTACAGGAGGAGATGCTCCGCGCAGAACGGGCACTTTCTCAGTTGATTCAGCAGGTCGACGACGCGGAGCAATCTGAGGCACGACTGGtgaaagaagtggaagatCTTCGCATTCACCAGCGCGAAGTGGAAGCCGCTCTAGGGTCCCAGTTGGGCAGTGCACGGCAGCAAGTAGCGGCTCTTcgggaggaaaaggaggcagCGGAGCGGAGGTATCGGCGCGCCGTGGAAGCAGAGTCGAACCTGGCGCGGGAACTTCGGCAGATGCAGGATCAGAGACAATCCGTGGAGATGCAGCTCGCTGTCGAGCGGGAACTTTGCCAGTTCGAAGCAGAGAAGTGCAGGTCAGAGCAGGTCGAGTGGCAAGAGCAACTGAATGCGCGGgcgcgggagacagagtctcTGTGGCAGGCGGAGCGCCAGCGCCTGATGCGCGAcagagccgaagaagagagactccgGGAGTTGCTGAAGGCTGCCGATGAGGAGTTGGAGCGCTacaggaaaaaggaggaacagCGCCGCCAGGAGCTTCaggaaggagcagaaacagaggcgcTGTTGAATCAGGAGATAGCTCGACTCCGCGACAGGCACAACGTGCGTGAGAAGGAACTCGTACGGCAGCTCGAAGTTGCGCAGAAAGAAGTTGCTCTTCTGGAAAGTGAGACGCAACTGTTGAAGCAAACTCTAAAGGACAGTCATGCGCTGGAGAAAAACCTTGCTAGCACTCTGGAGAAGTTGCAGAAGGAGGTCGCGCTGAAGGCCGTAGAGCTCGACAGTCAGAAGACTTTCTTCGAAGTCGAGCGGACACGGCTGCAGGGCGAGCAGgcagaggctgagaagaagcTGACTAAGTGTGCGGAATTGACAGAGTGTACCCGTACTGAGCTTGAACAATTTAAACTCGAACACgcaagagaacagaaaagccTTCAGGAACAACTGCAAGCCGCGGAGACCGTCGCACGCCAATTGCGGCAACAAATGGTTAACATGCAGCGGGAAACGGATGGTCGAATTGCTGAAATATCGCAGCAGCTGTGCCGTGAAATTGAGTTTGTTAGCCTTCAGAAAGCGGAGGTGGAATCAGCTGCTGAAGAAcgtgttcgttttctcgaaaCACAAGTCGCCACCCTTCAACGGGAGCGCGCAGAAGCGGAGCAAGAACTTCAGCGCCGGTCGCAAATCGAGGATCGTGACCTCAAGGATGTCGAGGCAATccttcgagagagagaggcttcCGACCAACAAGCCCGCCAGAAAATCGCCTCTCTTGAAGCCGAGCGCACTCAACTCCAACGCGATATCCAAAAAGCTGAGTGGAGTGCCCGCGAGCAGGAATTAGCGAAGTTGGCGCTTAAGCGCGAACTTGCTAACCTACAGAAGAGAACGGCGGCTCAGAAGGAGCTGGAACAGCGTGTCATTTTTCAGGAAAAGGAGCTCGAGCGTCTCCTGCAGCTGAATGAGCCATATCAGTTCGCTCCGCGAACGCACCGTCCAGGCGGCGCAGACACTGCTGATCTTTTAAGGCAGAACGAGGCACAGCAGCACTCGTTTGTGGAATCTCTCGCAAGCAACTCGTGTGACGGCTCCACTGAACTACTCGATGAAGCATGTAGGAAAGTGAATGGCGTCGTTCCTCCGGAGAAGGGAACAGACGGCGGGCATCAGCAGGACCTGCATCTGGGATACATCGAGGCAGACAACCGTCCGAATCAGGAGTGCTCGGCAGCATGTGGCAGTCCAACGGTGTCTTCAGCACGGGAGCCAGAGATGTCGCCGGGAAACATCGGCATGCGCTCAGGATGGGACGCAGCGGCAGCGGAGAGACTCGCGCAGGGTGCTGGGGTGGCTGGGCAGTTGTCTCAGCATTCAGAGGGACCGGGGTTGGTGGGTGCGAGCGTGGCGTCGACAAGGGAGAGATTGGACACTGGAAGGTCGGACGCAAAGGGGCAGTGGAAAGAGAATTTGGGGGCTCCGGTTGCTCACCAGTGCTGGTCGAGAAGGCCTTCGTCAGCTCGGATGGTGCAGGCTGACAACGCGACGTTTCGTGCTTCGGATGGACGATCCTTTTCACATTCCTACTCAGAGACGATTTGCTCAGAGGCAGatgcgtcgcctctctcaaACAGCCGGAAGGCGTCGGCGAGCTTTCACCGCGCCTCCTGTGACTTCCTTCAACAGGAAGTGGTACGCCTTTCGAAAGCGTACACCCAGGCCTGCGAAGCTCTCgaagaggcgcagcagaaacgaagaggcgaCGGGCAACGCCTGgagtgtcttcttctcgaattagaagacggaggaagcCGGACACGTCGCGACCCGGTCGCATGGGATGCCGAAACTGGTAATCCGGAGCACGAGCAAGAATCGAACCTGGGTGTTGACGAAAGTCATCATCCGCCCGCTTCCGGTAGTGCTTCTGCGCAAGTCGTCCAGAACCAGGAGGCTCTACAGGACTTGAAACAATTGCTGGCTAGCGAAATCGGCTACGCAGGGACCAGCGACGGAGTTCTTCGCGCTGCAGTTTCCACTTTGAAGACACTGTTGCAGAGGAAAATCGAGCTGCCGGTAACTGGAACTGGAGACGCTGAACGCAACCAGACCCCTGTCGTGAACTCTACCATCGGTTTGTTCTATCGAACTATCGAACTACCTcagcaagaggaaaagggagagataCCGAGACCCCTGAAAGACGGCACCCTGCGGGAATGGCCTTCGCCAAAACCTGTGAGACTCAGATTAGGAGCAGCGAAACTCGAGAACGCGACTTGCGCAGAAACGATTTCGGGGACTCACGGTTTTTCTCTTACGCACCCACACGTTGGGGATTCGACTTTGACGTCATCCGCTACCGTGCAGCCACCCGAAGAACTGCCCTGCCATGCACGAACAGTGGTTCAAGAACAGTTGTTTTACAAGGGAAGTCAAGGAGGCGGATCGGAAGCTGCTTCGCGTGATTCGTGTGGAGCCCGCAGACCTGCTTCGAGTGATTCATCGAACGAAAACCCAGGACGCCTTCAGAATCCCCTAGGGTGTCCCGATTTGAGACTTGAGGCGGTGCCTGGGCAGTCCAGGAGCGCTGAAAGAACGAGCGAGCACTCAGTAGTTGTAGCCAGGAACCATCCAGATGGAGACGCGGGATTGGTCCCGTGCGCTTCAGAGCACGAAGGGTCCCTGCGGCCCAGTGGCACGTTTGTACGGACTGGCAGTTTGCAGACGTCGGCGACTGCCTGTCGCGCGCCCGTATCTGAGGCGGACCAGAAGCATCGTTTTGATGCGCGTGGGTGTCAAGGGTTGGCCAGAAGAGatacagagaagaaggcgcaccTGGCCACGGGCGGTACCGGTTCGAACAATGAAGAGACTCTTCAGTCTTCCGGCTTATGCACAACACAGTTCTTCTCCATTGCTGACGAGTGCGTAGACGTGCTAGCTCTTCAGCAGCTGCTACAAGAGCGCGAGGATGAAGTGTCCGCCCTCGAAGACGCGCTGGAACAGTCGCAACGGAGGGAAGCTACTCTGTTGGGCCGGTtggaagaggcagaacgaCTCCTCGGAACTCTGCATCGATGCTCCGTCGCAGCTGAGCAACGCGGTGATGCGGCAGCAGAAGTGTGGGCGGCCTTGCTGTCTAGACAGCTCCACGACGACAACCCTACGGTGGATCTTCCGGCACTGACTGGCGACGGACCTAATGAAaaggaaggacgagaagtGGGTGAGCTGGACGATTTTCAAGACAGCAAGTCAGTCGACCGTGCTGTTAGGCACCAGCTATTGGAAAGTGACAATGCGAGCGTCTCTCCatgtggaagagaagaatctTCTGCAGAGGGTCCTAGCAGGGAGAGGCTTGCCGCTTCTCGGGAAAGTGGTGAAGGTGATTGCAAGAGTAACGTTGACGACGTCTGTGAGCAGAGCGTTGAATCATCAATCCAGTATAACAGAGAAACTGATGGACCGAGTGCTGGCGATGGAACTGCAAAGAGTCAAGGCTGCCCCTTCTGTGGGCTGAAGGCATCAGAAGAGCCTGACTTG TTTTGGCTTCGTTTGGTACGTCAGGCATGGAAGAAGTGTGCGACCAACGACCCTCAAGCCTCGAGTCATCATCGCCAGCAGCTGCGATCAAGTGATTTCTCGCTGTCAGCTGGTGAAGATCCGGCGCCCACATATGATTGTATGGGAAATGTTTTGCCCGTCCTACATGGGCCATCACACAGACCAGCTGAGAGCGATATTCCTGATGGTggccgcgtctctctcgtcatCCCGGCGCTGCCACGTCATTTAACGCTTTGTGAAATGTCAACAGGAAACGGCACGCCAGGCTCGAATCTGAGAACCGGTGTGCCCGGTCTCTTGTCGACAGAGCTACAATTTGCGGCAGTCCCGCAGATGGCTCTGGAACGCCGCAGTGTCCGGCTTCTCCCGGCAGACAGTTCGGAAGCTCTAAGATTATCTAATAGGCAGGTTGAACACGCAGGGTCCTCCCGAGTTGACGGTGCATCTATATGTACTTCGTCGACAGGTGAAACAATGTTCAGGTTCGAGGTCTGCATGTCTGACAGGGATGACGATAACGCTCAGCagtcttccttcctttcggTCGTTTTGATGAGGCAATCTGAAGACTCTCACGAGGACGAAGTCGCAGCAATGGCAAATGCTGCCGGAGTCAGGGAAGTCCCGAAACGGATTCCCATTCGCTTGACCCTTGAAAATAGTGGAAACTGTGATAAAAGTTTGTTCCGCCTGTACAGGAAACATGCCGATGTGGGTGTGGTCGAGCCTTCAGGAGTTGGGTGGGATTCAGTGTTGCCAAATGTGTGGGATGCTGGAAATCCAGTCTACCTACAGCACGTTGGTACACAGTTGTTCCTTGCCGTATCTGGAATTCAACTGATGGATTCCGCCTCCGAGGCAACTCTCGACGTTCTGGTGCGGCGGGCCAGGTCGGCGAATACCTTCTGCTGCAGTTCGAACGTCGTAACACTAGATTCTTCAGAGCAGCCAAAAATGGGAAGTGGGGACGATCAGCCACGGCATCCGGACCCATGTTATTTTGGAACCGAAAATCTCGCCGACGCCACCCCCTTTCTGCTCGTATCTGCCTCGAaagtgacagagagagaggtatGCATGCCAATCGGGGCAGAAGGAGCACCGAAATTTGAGCACGTAAGGTGGTATGGGAAGGTCACGACTGCGAGGCCACCGTGTCTGTTTTATACCCAGAGGTGCTTGGGCTGGCCGGCACGTGATCGAGTGCTGTGTATAAGAAGTTGTCACCCCCAATGGGTGTTGTGGTTTACGGTCTGCTTGTGGTTTGTGTTACCTGGTATAATGAGAGCGAGGAATGGCGTTTTTCTTGTCAGTTTTCACTATGTCCTACGTCGCGAATCTGTTTCTTGCGAAACGGATCTTCCCGCTCTCTTTTTGGCACTCCTGTTTGTTTATTTGTAG